A window of Aquipuribacter hungaricus genomic DNA:
GCCGCCCGCCGCCCCGGCCGTCCCGCCGGCGCCCCCGGTCCGGCTCGCCGACCCTGTCCGCGGCCCCCCGGCGCCGGTCCTCGTCTGACCTGCCGCACACCGCACGCGTGACCGTCCTGGCGACGGCACGCGTCCTGGGCGTACCCGGACCGCCGACCGGCGGGACCCGTCGCCCCCCCCCGCCCGGGCACCCGGGCCCACGACACCTCCCGGTCGCCCCTGCGACCCCTCGGCGACCCCCGCGGTCGCACCGCAGACAAGGACCTGACCCATGGACCGCACCACGACCGGCACGACCCGCACCACGACCCGCACGCCCCCGGGGCCCGGCCGGCGACGGCCGCCGCTCGCCCTCGTCGTCACCCTCGTCCTCGTCGCCCTCCTCGTGGGCATCACGGTGACGGCGATCGCCCTCGCGCTGCGCGACCGCTCCGCCGCGGCCGGCACCGACCCCGCAGTCGTCGTCCGGCAGGACTTCGCCGGCGCGCCCGCGGAGGGGGCCGACGTGACCGGCGGCATCCCCGCGGGCGGCACCGGCGACGTCGTCGTCACCCTGTACGAGGACTTCCTCTGCCCGGCGTGCCGGCAGCTGGAGGAGGTCAGCGGCGACTACCTCGACGAGCTCGCCGCCGGGCCCGACGTCACCGTGGAGTACCGCCCGGTCGCCATCCTCGACCGGCTGAGCGCGGGCAGCGAGTACTCCACCCG
This region includes:
- a CDS encoding DsbA family protein: MDRTTTGTTRTTTRTPPGPGRRRPPLALVVTLVLVALLVGITVTAIALALRDRSAAAGTDPAVVVRQDFAGAPAEGADVTGGIPAGGTGDVVVTLYEDFLCPACRQLEEVSGDYLDELAAGPDVTVEYRPVAILDRLSAGSEYSTRSAAAAVCVAEEEGEDGFRAFVDALFAAQPAEGTAGPDDAALAELARSTGAGEESVACIDEGRFTGWVQRSTQQAQELGVSGTPTVWVDGVPTEARTPEELAAAVAEAAGR